The Mus musculus strain C57BL/6J chromosome 2, GRCm38.p6 C57BL/6J genome has a window encoding:
- the Il1f6 gene encoding interleukin-36 alpha, which yields MNKEKELRAASPSLRHVQDLSSRVWILQNNILTAVPRKEQTVPVTITLLPCQYLDTLETNRGDPTYMGVQRPMSCLFCTKDGEQPVLQLGEGNIMEMYNKKEPVKASLFYHKKSGTTSTFESAAFPGWFIAVCSKGSCPLILTQELGEIFITDFEMIVVH from the exons ATGAATAAGGAGAAAG AACTAAGAGCAGCATCACCTTCGCTTAGACATGTTCAGGATCTTAGTAGTCGTGTGTGGATCCTGCAGAACAATATCCTCACTGCAGTCCCAAGGAAAGAGCAAACAGTTCCAG TCACTATTACCTTGCTCCCATGCCAATATCTGGACACTCTTGAGACGAACAGGGGGGATCCCACGTACATGGGAGTGCAAAGGCCGATGAGCTGCCTGTTCTGCACAAAGGATGGGGAGCAGCCTGTGCTACAGCTTGGG GAAGGGAACATAATGGAAATGTACAACAAAAAGGAACCTGTAAAAGCCTCTCTCTTCTATCACAAGAAGAGTGGTACAACCTCTACATTTGAGTCTGCAGCCTTCCCTGGTTGGTTCATCGCTGTCTGCTCTAAAGGGAGCTGCCCACTCATTCTGACCCAAGAACTGGGGGAAATCTTCATCACTGACTTCGAGATGATTGTGGTACATTAA